From Panicum hallii strain FIL2 chromosome 2, PHallii_v3.1, whole genome shotgun sequence, a single genomic window includes:
- the LOC112881758 gene encoding S-norcoclaurine synthase-like — MEGSLCHEFWTDLPAINVWEVYGSLTLAQLVPQLLPQVLSKVELVEGDGGVGTILLVTFPPSGTSGLASYKEKFTMVDKEKYIKEAEVIEGGFLDLGFQKYLVRFEIVGQKDGPTIIRSTIKYKVDAEHASNASLVSTGALAAIADAMTKYIKEQKSPKQDSEQTSEEEAPKQKSGEHGV, encoded by the exons ATGGAAGGGAGCCTTTGCCATGAGTTCTGGACTGACCTCCCAGCCATCAACGTGTGGGAGGTCTATGGCAGCCTCACTCTAGCGCAATTGGTCCCGCAATTGCTTCCTCAAGTGCTGTCAAAAGTTGAGCTTGTAGAGGGAGATGGCGGTGTTGGAACAATACTGCTTGTCACTTTCCCGCCATCAG GAACTTCCGGACTAGCAAGTTACAAGGAGAAGTTCACCATGGTCGACAAAGAAAAGTACATCAAGGAGGCAGAAGTGATTGAAGGAGGCTTTCTAGATCTTGGCTTTCAGAAATATTTAGTGCGATTTGAGATTGTTGGACAAAAAGATGGCCCGACCATTATAAGATCAACCATCAAGTATAAAGTTGATGCCGAGCATGCAAGCAATGCCTCACTTGTCAGTACTGGAGCTTTGGCAGCCATCGCTGATGCCATGACCAAGTACATCAAAGAGCAGAAGAGTCCCAAGCAAGACAGCGAACAAACTTCGGAAGAAGAAGCACCCAAACAAAAGTCAGGAGAACATGGcgtctga
- the LOC112880922 gene encoding uncharacterized protein LOC112880922 — translation MGWRRGPRAPIRVHEQPPLAQSATPFVHELPPSQSVAPSRSCRRPRASRRVRAAVPEQSAARPRADEPTPSRKKKDLPKLEGLESASKEPLYDESKGCDKEFTTLRTVLELLKLKASTGWKYIMLTILIQGPKAAGVDIDVFLEPLMEDMAKLWNEGVRIWDEYRQEYFNLRAIIFVTIHDSPGGATLSGQKTKGKNGCVVCVDGTASLYLKSSKKLVFMGHRRFLMKQHKYRKMKEEFNNELESEGCIRKGEKNKGEKRKRTDPSTDTTFKKQSIFFKYLPYWKDMEICHSIDLMHVTKNVFDSIIGTLLGMPSKTKDGLKSRQDLVDLQIRSELHPVDSGKGKPYLPPASYNLTVEEKTKICKCLRGIKVPTGFSSNISKLVRMKDLSLFGYNSHDCHMMMTVFLPIALERYLAVLKGYVRNRAHPEGSIMEGYTTEEVIESCIDYIRDGTMIGVPVPKHEGKLCGRGRMGRKTFRVEDYKIVHCAHGSVLQHLAIAEPYIEEHLDELRKENQNRTEDWIMREHKHRFSEWLMDKNIPSGDSLEEKTMRNLASGPSCLVTSWQAYDINGYTFHTKSKDMKSVVQNSGVRIDAFDLQGQKTTYFGFIEEIWELDYGPSLKIPLFRCQWVQHPGGVTVDNYGLTLVDLKKVGYKDDPWVLAECVAQVFYVLDPSNEKCHVVISGKQKIVGVENVGDGDEEYNKYEEMSVFNGPERIKRVEKKIDKNLKPYMRKNGSS, via the exons ATGGGCTGGCGCCGCGGGCCCCGAGCACCGATTCGCGTCCACGAGCAGCCGCCGCTGGCCCAGAGCGCCACGCCGTTCGtccacgagctgccgccgtcccaGAGCGTCGCGCCGTCCAGGagctgccgccgtccccgagcgtcgCGCCGTGTACGAGCTGCTGTCCCCGAGCAGAGCGCCGCGCGTCCACGAGCTGATGAACCGACCCCAAGCCGCAAG AAGAAAGATCTACCTAAATTGGAGGGTCTGGAAAGTGCCTCAAAAGAACCTTTATATGATGAATCAAAGGGCTGTGACAAAGAGTTTACTACACTGCGTACAGTTCTTGAACTTCTTAAGTTGAAGGCTAGCACCGGATG GAAGTACATTATGTTGACTATTCTTATTCAAGGTCCGAAAGCAGCTGGTGttgatattgatgtgttcctggAACCTCTTATGGAAGATATGGCGAAGCTCTGGAATGAAGGAGTTCGAATATGGGATGAGTATCGCCAGGAGTATTTCAACCTAAGAGCAATTATATTTGTTACCATCCATGATTCTCCCGGGGGCGCCACACTTTCAGGGCAAAAGACCAAAGGAAAGAATGGTTGTGTAGTGTGCGTGGATGGAACTGCTTCCTTATACCTTAAATCATCCAAGAAGTTGGTGTTCATGGGACACAGACGGTTCTTGATGAAGCAGCATAAGTACCGAAAGATGAAAGAGGAATTTAACAATGAACTGGAAAGTGAAG GTTGTATTCGGAAAGGGGAGAAAaacaaaggagaaaagagaaagagaactgACCCTTCAACTGACACAACTTTCAAGAAGCAATCGATTTTTTTCAAATACCTCCCATACTGGAAGGATATGGAAATTTGCCACAGCATTGATTTGATGCATGTAACAAAGAATGTTTTTGATAGCATCATTGGAACCTTACTGGGCATGCCGAGTAAGACAAAGGATGGACTTAAGTCACGCCAGGACCTAGTAGATCTTCAAATCAGATCGGAACTTCATCCAGTGGATAGTGGCAAAGGGAAGCCTTACCTTCCCCCAGCTAGCTACAACTTGACAGTTGAGGAGAAAACAAAAATTTGCAAATGTTTGCGTGGGATCAAAGTGCCCACAGGTTTCTCATCCAATATCAGCAAACTAGTTAGGATGAAGGACTTGTCTCTATTTGGTTACAACTCTCATGACTGCCATATGATGATGACGGTGTTCCTCCCAATTGCG TTGGAGCGGTACTTGGCAGTGTTAAAAGGTTATGTGCGAAATCGCGCTCACCCAGAGGGTTCAATCATGGAGGGATACACTACAGAAGAAGTGATTGAGAGCTGTATAGATTACATCAGAGATGGAACAATGATAGGTGTGCCTGTACCTAAACATGAGGGTAAACTATGTGGGAGAGGGAGAATGGGCAGGAAAACTTTCCGCGTCGAGGATTACAAGATAGTACATTGTGCTCATGGTAGTGTACTACAACATCTCGCGATAGCCGAGCCTTACATTGAGGAACACCTGGATGAGCTTCGTAAAGAAAATCAGAACCGCACAGAGGACTGGATCATGAGGGAGCACAAACATCGTTTTAGCGAATGGTTAATGGACAAAAACATCCCATCCGGAGACTCTTTGGAAGAGAAAACAATGAGGAATTTGGCTTCTGGACCATCGTGTTTAGTGACATCATGGCAAGCATATGACATCAATGGGTACACATTCCACACTAAATCAAAAGACATGAAAAGTGTTGTGCAAAATAGCGGTGTTCGTATTGATGCTTTTGACCTACAGGGACAGAAGACCACATATTTTGGATTCATAGAGGAAATATGGGAACTTGATTATGGTCCGAGCTTGAAAATACCCTTATTTAGGTGCCAATGGGTACAACATCCCGGGGGGGTGACAGTGGACAACTACGGACTTACGCTGGTAGACTTAAAGAAAGTAGGATATAAAGATGACCCGTGGGTTCTCGCCGAATGTGTtgcacaagtgttctatgtactCGATCCATCAAATGAGAAGTGCCATGTAGTTATTTCTGGAAAGCAAAAAATTGTTGGAGTTGAGAATGTGGGAGACGGAGATGAGGAATACAATAAGTATGAAGAGATGTCCGTCTTTAATGGTCCTGAGAGAATCAAGCGTGTGGAAAAGAAAATTGATAAGAACTTGAAGCCATACATGCGGAAAAAtggtagttcatga